tatcTCTTTCTGAGtaatttccttttttttttttttttttttttttttcctattACTATCTTTGACATCATAATTTTCCTCTTTATCCTCGTCATTTACTTTATCGGTTTCATGTGAATTATTAGAATGACTGTAACCTATGTTGTCATGTATATCTTGCTcttttacattattatttataataaaattctttttttttaatttattcGTTGATATGTTTTCGTTTGAATTAGGAAAACTctcattatcattattattatcattatcattattattatcattatcattattattatcattatcattattattatcattattattattattatcatcatcatcttcGGCCAGTTTCTTTTTcaacttttttttctttttcttgCTTTTCTCATGTAAGTTATTTTCACttatattaatttcatCCATAACATTTTTGATTATTTGGCTAGCTGCAGTAATATCATCACTTTTATACtgaatattttctttatttaatatatgtgagtcttctatattattatccgTGTTCTCTTCAAAATTTTCCTGAATGTTTTTATTAGGATCCAAATCTGGATTTCCATAATCTTGTACATTTTTACTAATATTATCtgtatttatttgttcacTATCATCATTACTTTCTTCATCATctgaagaaaaaattatcttGTTTCTTTTGTTCTTCAAAATATCCAACATTTTGTTAAATCAAAtaaacaaacaaacaaacaaacaaaaggagaaaaaaataatactaatggtaaaaataaagatgtataaataaatataaataaataaatatatatatatatatatatatattgaagGATGTATATGTGTATTAAAATACGATGGACGTGTGTAAAATGTGAATGgaaacaaaatatataatacgGGATATATATTCACATGGGTAAACTATacatatgatatatttttcaatgTATCTATCCAAATCCTGAGGAAATATGAGAAAAATTACctacatacatatatatatctatttatatatccatCAAACTATTCTCACGTATGGttttatcaaaaaaaaaaaaaaaaaaaaaaaaatgtataacattttattttccgttaataatatatctattgAAATAGTCAGTAcatatacttatatatataatcacaaaaaaaattagaaaaattatatttatataattattttatataaaagacattatttttctcctgtatatgaaaatatatattatatatatatatttggtatataatataataataattatattattttatttctctTTCATGCAATTTTTTCTAATgaacatataatttttatatatttaaaaaaaaaatgtttataaGGATTACCAAGGAATGAGAAATTTAAATGGCTGTctcaaaaaaataaaatgaaataatattataatataataatgaagtATAAAACTTTAatcttaaaaaatatttaatatataagtatatatattttttgtatacttatatattagtattagtgattaaaatttttggtactattttattatatatattatatactattttaattttttttttttttttctctctctttttttataatataaaattattttcttctattGTTCTCTTGAAATGTAAAAATGTACATTATTTTGAAAGGatacttatttttttattaaaagatatatgtttatactttctttttagataaaaagaaagatataaaataagttatatataactagGCACATACTTTTCGAATGTATTAGTGTAATATAACTttggaaaaatatatatgtatatatatatatatatatatatataatataatatacatgGTTTTTAGCATCCTCCATcgaattttattttattttattttattttttttttgtttttcatatatagcatatatatgtataaataattatatatatattatattatatatattaaataatattgttcatatattaaatattgaaatacattattatttttcaaaagtgtatatataaactaatgataaaaataatgagataaaatattataaagtATTAAATACActaatttaaaattaaccaaaattaagaaattaaaagattaacggaattaaaaatattctcCTACTGATAGAATAATTTAATTCAAGTAAACCTTTTGAACATTACCATTTTggttttatatattctaattttttttttttttgtgaaagataataaaaattaacaaaacatttttaaattataaaatgtcataatgataaaataaagatgaattaagttttattaaatttaaaaaaaagaaaaaataatttgttaGCAAAAATGTTTGAACAGattaaataagaaaatttttttttcacaaTAATACTTTGATGTGAAGgaattttctttttttttttttctcttatCCGAGTTGTgttgtaataattttatatatatatatatatatttatatatatatttatttatatatcattttggagtttatttattattattatttttttttttatcccTTATATTGTGAATACACTTAAATGTTCAACATAATGAGACCAATAATATTGTTTAACATTTTAATAggatattattttttcattgtCATAAATAACGTAGTAGGGAACttaccaaaaaaaaattcttaCTATAATATTCCAAATTATAAAGTAAAAAATGTTTCAAATattaagaataataaatataattattttataatagacacatataataatatgaaaaggAAGAATAATAGCATTTATGaacataattttaataactttaatagaaaaaataaaacatatttatttattgataataagaaaagaagacgtaaatttttttattctaaAATAGAGGAGAATAAAAATTTGCAGGGTAAAGAATTGAAGCCTTCAAGAACTGTagaaaaacatataaaaacaaaatataatttagGAAATGCAAATTATAGAATTCAAAAAGAgttaaataattttttaaagaatcCACCAATTAATTGTACTATTGATGTACATCCAAGTAATATTAGAATATGGATTGTACAATATGTAGGTTTAGAGAATACTATATATGCTAACGAagtttataaaattaaaataatttttccGGATAATTATCCTTTAAAGCCACctattgtatattttttacaaaaacCCCCTAAACATACACATGTATATTCTAATGGAGATATTTGTTTAAGTGTATTAGGTGATGATTATAATCCAAGCCTCTCTATTTCTGGATTAATTTTATCTATCATATCAATGTTATCATCTgcaaaagaaaaaaaattaccTATTGATAATTATACACATGCTGATGCCAAACCAGGAAGTAGCCAAAACAATTTTCTATATCATGATGATAAATGTTAAAATTTGTTTACACAatagaaaattatatgttttaattttttcttattttatttttataaatatattatttattttatatataccatatttaatatatttatattttattttatttatttatttatttattttttttatgtagcatttttcattttgcACACATGTTTTATgtgtttataatattttattatgttctttattttgtagctttttttttttttttttttttttatagtgaatttgttttaatatatttatttatacaaaaaaataaaaatatatattaagtattatatataatttttactattttaatttttgtgtatttctatatatatgtgcatatgtagatatgtacatatttatttattattttattttatttatttattttttttttttattgtttctaattaaaaaatataaattaacatttatttaaatcatataaattatttcctacttttaataatatgttatattttttctaaaacGATAAAgattttaaatatatatttatataatatacatatcagcattttatattatccaACTTTTTTCTAAATGGCCTCATAAGATGttggaaaataaaaattcatatCTATAAGTGATAATTTATAAGaattatacatttaaataataaaatatgttattatatatatatatatatataatgagctttttatattttccaaCTTTCTTCTAAATGTCCTCATAAGATGttggaaaataaaaattcatatCTATAAGTGATAATTTATAAGAATTACAcatttacataataaaatatgttattatatatatataatatatatatatttatataatctatacacttatatataatacatgTTATATGAcatacattattatatttaaaatatttatgtttaccatataataaataaaatatctgaatatattcatatatatattatatttttatttcattacACCTGCAATTACAAAACAAAGTTGCCGCACACAGATACGCAcacaagaaaaaaatattcagAAAATATGTTGAAACAAAgattaaaatataaaaatattttttaatattaatcTTATGAAATGTGGAGAATATgtattaagaaaaatatgtaaaatattattattattgttatatatatatatatatatatatatatatatatatatataatatttgtattatacaatttattcataatatatattgaatatgcacttttttttttgaattttgAGGTATACTTTTTTACTAACAATTATttgcaaaaaaaaataaaattcatAGATTAACAATTGTATACactaatatatttttttgtggCCCGACagataattatatatattttttaatataatattatatgttttgttataatatgtattaaaagacatctattatatacatatatatattacatcactatatatttttccatttataattttttttttttttttttttttttttttttttttttNNNNNNNNNNNNNNNNNNNNNNNNNNNNNNNNNNNNNNNNNNNNNNNNNNNNNNNNNNNNNNNNNNNNNNNNNNNNNNNNNNNNNNNNNNNNNNNNNNNNNNNNNNNNNNNNNNNNNNNNNNNNNNNNNNNNNNNNNNNNNNNNNNNNNNNNNNNNNNNNNNNNNNNNNNNNNNNNNNNNNNNNNNNNNNNNNNNNNNNNNNNNNNNNNNNNNNNNNNNNNNNNNNNNNNNNNNNNNNNNNNNNNNNNNNNNNNNNNNNNNNNNNNNNNNNNNNNNNNNNNNNNNNNNNNNNNNNNNNNNNNNNNNNNNNNNNNNNNNNNNNNNNNNNNNNNNNNNNNNNNNNNNNNNNNNNNNNNNNNNNNNNNNNNNNNNNNNNNNNNNNNNNNNNNNNNNNNNNNNNtttttataatatatattaaaaaaaattttttatatttatatattttttttatcttttttttttttttattttataatttttttttttttttttttttttttttttttatttatggctaaataattttttttattttttttattatattttaccTGAACGGTTCACCTAATTTTTgataaatcatttttagttagttaatataatttaataacaaatatattattattattttcgTTGTTGTTGTATACATATTACATATGTTGAGTATTTATTATGTGATACTGgaagtaaaaaaaaaagaagagaaatgaaatttaaatgaatatacatatatacatatatatttcattttttttttttttttttttttaaatcactcataaattttaagtaaatatataaatatatatatatatatatatatatatatatatatatagtgACAACCTTATGATATAAGTTTTAattttccatttttatttacattaattatatgttatatcttttacatacacatatataatattttacaGAATTATAcgtataataaaattaaaaaaaaaattaataaaaacataaaataaaaaagggatattattcattttttatagtattatatatttctattgAACCAAAGGCATATTTACGagtaaatttttttctatttaagaacatattatatatatatatatatttgtacaTTTTATCCgatcaatatattttttatgtaaatattaaaaaatttttatattttagtAATAAGACATCTATATGTAAAAgaatttatacatttttttaaaatagaTTTCActaaaatattatttatatgtgtacCGAATAAATTTACATTATATTCGAGATATAGGAAAAAAAAGtagttttaaaaaatttgtatacatatacataaataccttcatattatttctttatttttttgatattatGGAGAAAATGGAGAAAATAGAGAAAATTTTTGATGAAACTAGCGAAACACATGCTGAAAGTGCAACTAGACCATTTGGAGCTGATGGTTATTCTTCTGAAAGTTTTTCTATAACTCAACCAAATGTAAAGGAGTACTATACATATTCAAGTATAGACCCTCGTGAATATGGTAGTAATAGTAATTATTCAATGAGATATGGATGTACTGGAAATACCCTTATATGTAAAACACAGAATCCAAAAGTGTTTATACGTAGGGTTGATAGAAAACGTAAAGAGGCTAATAAAAAGTCAATTTCATTAAATGGTTCTTGTTACAAAGAATTTAGTCCTTATGGAGTATTACCTAATTCTTCAGTTCATGGAAGTAATATAGGtgattataattattctaTGCCTACAAGTAATAGTGTccaatataataatatatacgCACCTGATAAGGCAAATACCATGTCTTATACTTATTCTTTTGATGAATTAAATTATCCTTTAAGTCAACAAATGTTGAATAACAACAATTCTCATTTACGTATTCCTCTATGTGTACAGGAATCCAATCGCAACAATAATGTATGTAACATTATGAATCATGTAAGCCCTTTAAACAAGGTATGAACATATAAGCTCCTTTGTTGAAcattaatatgtatatatatatatatatatatatatatatatatatatatatatatacatgtatgtatatatgttatttatttatttatttatttatatatttattcattactttttctttctttctaGAATCCTTACCAACTAAATTACACTATTCCCAAAATGGTAGAAGCCAAATGTGACGCAATTTCTAAGAGAAtcataaattatataaaacttattttaagatatatatataaagtatTAAAATTAGCTTTTcagaaattaaaaagtgatttaaatacaaaagaaatttattatgattCTTCCATGCCTCCTATAGAAGACATTGATATACATTGTGAGGTGTGTAGAGCCAAATAtggaaatatattattagaaaaaaaacacaaaGATTGTATTTCCTTTTTCGAAGGTTTTGATGAAAACCGCACAGTCTTTTCAAAAATGTGGGATGTAGTAGACAACTGGTTGGAGCCaacaataaataataacaaaatagAATATATGCAAGTTCATCCGAGAAAAAACGAACAAGTGTATTATCAAATGGAAAATTTTCCAAAGGATGAAAATGGGAAAATTGTATTGCCTCAATTTAGCAACTATGTTAAGGATAATACAGTattgatataaatatttttttctttttttacaaaatagattaaaatatatataatataataaggcaataataaacataatcaaatataagtatatataataaaaatatgaaaagCATCTATAAATAACACAAGAACAGAACATacacacacacatatatatatatatatatatatttttcctttttttttgacaatagtatacattttattatgatgattataatacttatatatatatatatataattatagaTGTATTACTTTGAACTCGATACAGTAgttttctttaaaaataaatatattacgatttatacataaaatgTGGTCATTGTgaacacatatatatatatatatatatatatatatatatatatatatatatatttatttatttatttatttatacttcTTAACATaattacttttattatgttataaCAGTTTAgtcatatattttttcataatgATGCAAATATGTAGccataatataaaaaaaaatatagtataaaacttaaatataataaaaactgaaaaatataattatttagaatataaataaataaaacgatatatatgtatatatttcatttaaacaaaatataaatttttttttattttatgttgAATGTTCTTGGGGAGCATAAAAAT
The genomic region above belongs to Plasmodium reichenowi strain SY57 chromosome 13, whole genome shotgun sequence and contains:
- a CDS encoding inner membrane complex protein, putative, encoding MEKIEKIFDETSETHAESATRPFGADGYSSESFSITQPNVKEYYTYSSIDPREYGSNSNYSMRYGCTGNTLICKTQNPKVFIRRVDRKRKEANKKSISLNGSCYKEFSPYGVLPNSSVHGSNIGDYNYSMPTSNSVQYNNIYAPDKANTMSYTYSFDELNYPLSQQMLNNNNSHLRIPLCVQESNRNNNVCNIMNHVSPLNKNPYQLNYTIPKMVEAKCDAISKRIINYIKLILRYIYKVLKLAFQKLKSDLNTKEIYYDSSMPPIEDIDIHCEVCRAKYGNILLEKKHKDCISFFEGFDENRTVFSKMWDVVDNWLEPTINNNKIEYMQVHPRKNEQVYYQMENFPKDENGKIVLPQFSNYVKDNTVLI
- a CDS encoding ubiquitin-conjugating enzyme E2, putative, yielding MFNIMRPIILFNILIGYYFFIVINNVVGNLPKKNSYYNIPNYKVKNVSNIKNNKYNYFIIDTYNNMKRKNNSIYEHNFNNFNRKNKTYLFIDNKKRRRKFFYSKIEENKNLQGKELKPSRTVEKHIKTKYNLGNANYRIQKELNNFLKNPPINCTIDVHPSNIRIWIVQYVGLENTIYANEVYKIKIIFPDNYPLKPPIVYFLQKPPKHTHVYSNGDICLSVLGDDYNPSLSISGLILSIISMLSSAKEKKLPIDNYTHADAKPGSSQNNFLYHDDKC